In one Drosophila albomicans strain 15112-1751.03 chromosome X, ASM965048v2, whole genome shotgun sequence genomic region, the following are encoded:
- the LOC117567462 gene encoding protein white isoform X2 yields MGQEDQELLIRGGGSKHTSAEQLHHSPGEGATGPVAATAQSCISQSFGQTKNYGTLSSSGELPETLTYAWHNVDIFGAVHQPGSNWRQLVNRTRGLFCNERHIPAPRKHLLKNVCGVAYPGELLAVMGSSGAGKTTLLNALAFRSPQGVQVSPSSVRLLNGQPVDAKEMQARCAYVQQDDLFIGSLTAREHLIFQAMVRMPRQLSYRQRVARVDQVIQELSLSKCQHTIIGVPGRVKGLSGGERKRLAFASEALTDPPLLICDEPTSGLDSFTAHSVVQVLKKLSQKGKTVILTIHQPSSELFELFDKILLIAEGRVAFLGTPSEAVDFFSYVGAQCPTNYNPADFYVQVLAIVPGREVESRERIGKICDNFAISKVARDMEQLLAAKTQTQPLEQPENGYTYKATWFMQFRAVLWRSWLSVLKEPLLVKVRLIQTTMVAVLIGLIFLGQQLTQVGVMNINGAIFLFLTNMTFQNVFATINVFTSELPVFMREARSRLYRCDTYFLGKTIAELPLFLTVPFVFTAIAYPMIGLRAGALHFFNCLALVTLVANVSTSFGYLISCASSSTSMALSVGPPVIIPFLLFGGFFLNSGSVPIYLKWLSYLSWFRYANEGLLINQWADVEAGEISCTSSNTTCPSSGKVILETLNFSAADLPLDYIGLVLLIISFRGFAYLALRLRARRKE; encoded by the exons cCTGGGGAAGGCGCCACTGGccctgtggcagcaacagcgcagAGCTGCATTAGCCAAAGCTTTGGCCAGACCAAGAACTATGGCACATTGAGCAGCAGCGGAGAATTGCCCGAGACTCTCACCTACGCCTGGCACAACGTCGACATCTTTGGCGCCGTCCATCAGCCGGGCTCCAATTGGCGCCAGCTCGTCAATCGCACACGCGGTCTCTTCTGCAACGAGCGCCACATTCCGGCTCCGCGCAAGCATCTGCTCAAGAATG TTTGTGGCGTTGCCTATCCGGGTGAGTTGCTCGCTGTCATGGGCAGCTCTGGAGCAGGCAAGACAACGCTCCTCAATGCGCTCGCCTTTCGCTCGCCGCAAGGAGTTCAGGTCTCTCCCTCGAGTGTGCGTCTGCTCAACGGTCAGCCGGTGGATGCCAAGGAGATGCAGGCACGTTGCGCCTATGTGCAGCAGGATGATCTGTTCATTGGCTCGCTCACGGCACGGGAGCATCTCATCTTTCAGGCCATGGTCCGAATGCCACGTCAGTTGAGCTATCGCCAGCGTGTGGCTCGAGTGGATCAGGTTATCCAGGAGCTGTCGCTCAGCAAATGCCAGCACACGATCATCGGTGTGCCAGGTCGAGTGAAGGGTTTATCTGGTGGCGAGAGGAAGCGACTTGCCTTTGCCTCGGAGGCACTCACCGATCCTCCGCTGCTCATTTGCGATGAGCCCACCTCGGGATTGGATTCGTTCACTGCGCACAGTGTTGTGCAGGTGCTGAAGAAGCTGTCGCAGAAGGGCAAGACCGTCATCCTGACCATCCATCAACCGTCGTCGGAGTTGTTCGAGCTCTTCGACAAGATCCTCCTCATCGCCGAGGGGCGTGTCGCCTTCCTTGGCACGCCCAGCGAGGCCGTCGACTTCTTTTCATA CGTGGGCGCCCAGTGTCCGACCAACTACAATCCGGCGGATTTCTATGTGCAGGTGCTGGCGATAGTTCCAGGTCGCGAGGTGGAGTCGAGGGAGCGGATTGGCAAGATCTGCGATAACTTTGCCATCAGCAAAGTAGCTCGGGATATGGAACAGCTGCTGGCAGCAAAGACGCAGACGCAGCCGCTGGAGCAGCCGGAGAATGGTTACACCTACAAGGCCACCTGGTTCATGCAGTTCCGAGCTGTGCTCTGGAGATCCTGGTTGTCGGTGCTCAAGGAGCCGCTGCTGGTCAAAGTGCGACTCATTCAGACCACG ATGGTGGCTGTGTTGATTGGACTCATCTTTTTGGGGCAGCAGCTGACGCAAGTGGGCGTGATGAACATCAACGGGGCCATCTTTCTCTTCCTGACCAACATGACCTTCCAGAATGTGTTTGCCACCATCAAC GTCTTCACCTCGGAGCTGCCTGTGTTTATGCGAGAGGCACGAAGTCGACTCTATCGCTGCGACACGTATTTTCTGGGCAAGACTATAGCGGAGCTGCCGCTCTTCCTCACCGTTCCCTTTGTGTTCACGGCCATTGCGTATCCGATGATTGGACTGCGAGCTGGCGCCTTGCACTTCTTCAATTGTTTGGCTCTGGTCACACTGGTTGCGAATGTCTCCACCTCGTTTGGCTATCTGATATCCTGTGCCAGCTCATCTACATCGATGGCCCTGTCCGTGGGTCCGCCTGTCATCATTCCGTTCCTGCTCTTCGGCGGCTTCTTCCTCAACTCCGGCTCGGTGCCCATCTATCTGAAGTGGCTGTCGTATCTGTCGTGGTTTCGCTATGCCAACGAGGGACTGCTTATCAATCAGTGGGCTGATGTGGAGGCTGGCGAGATTAGCTGCACTTCATCGAATACGACGTGTCCGAGCTCTGGGAAAGTCATTCTGGAAACACTTAACTTTTCGGCTGCTGATTTGCCCCTCGATTACATTGGATTGGTTTTGCTTATCATCAGCTTTCGAGGATTCGCCTATTTAGCGCTGCGACTGCGTGCCCGACGCAAGGAATAA
- the LOC117567468 gene encoding transmembrane protein 120 homolog has translation MKMDIEALCNEWNELNREYTELETCNRRYIELLEQLYSHQQKCFNEIKHQRYRMNQITASLRQFPSPGGPSDKEKLDDLVKMSLKRKAQLHEIEQSLPAKSGRYLQIILGDVNVSILNRNDKVRYKDDYEKFKLILNVIGLIMAFFNLIFNYRALELAFIFLLVWYYCTLTIRESILKVNGSRIKGWWRAHHFISTVAAGVLLVWPQGEHWQLFRQQFMYFNVYISIVQYLQFGYQKGLLYRLKALGERHNMDITIEGFHSWMWRGLSFLLPFLFIGYAFQAYNAWTLYKLAYTPPDAPWHVSVMSGLFLLLFVGNMATTLWVVPEKIRERAKERYRLQSMGKSMKLRKEMKNSASDLDLSASSPTVAATAAAATTPITTTDAAATTTEAATTPTESEKKAN, from the exons atgaagATGGACATCGAAGCGCTGTGCAATGAATGGAATGAACTCAATCGCGAGTACACAGAGCTTGAG ACGTGCAACAGACGCTACATTGAGCTGCTGGAACAGCTGTACAGTCATCAACAAAAATGCTTCAACGAGATCAAACATCAACGCTATCGCATGAATCAAATAACGGCCTCGTTACGACA ATTTCCGTCGCCCGGTGGGCCATCGGATAAGGAGAAGCTCGATGATCTGGTAAAGATGTCGCTGAAGCGGAAGGCGCAGTTGCATGAAATTGAGCAATCGCTGCCGGCAAAATCGGGTCGTTACTTGCAG ATTATCCTGGGCGATGTGAACGTCTCAATTCTGAACAGAAACGACAAAGTTCGCTACAAAGATGACtatgaaaagtttaaattaatactCAACGTTATTGGACTGATAATGGCATTcttcaatttgatatttaactACAG AGCTCTGGAATTGGCCTTCATCTTTCTGCTGGTTTGGTACTATTGCACACTGACCATTCGCGAGTCCATACTGAAGGTGAATGGCTCCAGGATCAAGGGCTGGTGGCGTGCCCATCACTTCATATCGACGGTGGCCGCTGGTGTTTTGCTCGTTTGGCCCCAAGGCGAACACTGGCAACTCTTTCGCCAGCAGTTCATGTACTTCAATGTGTACATCA GCATTGTCCAGTATTTGCAGTTTGGCTACCAGAAGGGTCTGTTGTATCGACTTAAGGCGCTCGGCGAGCGTCACAACATGGACATCACCATCGAGGGTTTCCATTCGTGGATGTGGCGCGGTCTGAGCTTCCTCTTGCCCTTCCTGTTCATCGGCTATGCCTTCCAGGCGTACAATGCCTGGACGCTCTACAAGCTCGCCTACACGCCTCCCGATGCGCCGTGGCATGTGTCGGTGATGTCCGGTCTGTTCCTGTTGCTCTTCGTCGGCAACATGGCCACCACGTTGTGGGTGGTGCCTGAAAAGATACGCGAGCGTGCCAAGGAACGCTATCGCCTTCAGTCCATGGGCAAGTCCATGAAGCTGCGCAAGGAGATGAAG AACAGCGCCAGTGACTTGGACCTTTCGGCCAGTTCCCCcactgtggcagcaacagcagcagcagcaaccacaccaataacaacaacagatgcggcagcaacaactacagaagCTGCCACAACGCCAACGGAGTCCGAGAAGAAGGCCAACTAA
- the LOC117567462 gene encoding protein white isoform X1 → MVFYSNSESSIYTEAAIKRTRLKNLFRKRKFIPTFRLGTIKEHSKEPGEGATGPVAATAQSCISQSFGQTKNYGTLSSSGELPETLTYAWHNVDIFGAVHQPGSNWRQLVNRTRGLFCNERHIPAPRKHLLKNVCGVAYPGELLAVMGSSGAGKTTLLNALAFRSPQGVQVSPSSVRLLNGQPVDAKEMQARCAYVQQDDLFIGSLTAREHLIFQAMVRMPRQLSYRQRVARVDQVIQELSLSKCQHTIIGVPGRVKGLSGGERKRLAFASEALTDPPLLICDEPTSGLDSFTAHSVVQVLKKLSQKGKTVILTIHQPSSELFELFDKILLIAEGRVAFLGTPSEAVDFFSYVGAQCPTNYNPADFYVQVLAIVPGREVESRERIGKICDNFAISKVARDMEQLLAAKTQTQPLEQPENGYTYKATWFMQFRAVLWRSWLSVLKEPLLVKVRLIQTTMVAVLIGLIFLGQQLTQVGVMNINGAIFLFLTNMTFQNVFATINVFTSELPVFMREARSRLYRCDTYFLGKTIAELPLFLTVPFVFTAIAYPMIGLRAGALHFFNCLALVTLVANVSTSFGYLISCASSSTSMALSVGPPVIIPFLLFGGFFLNSGSVPIYLKWLSYLSWFRYANEGLLINQWADVEAGEISCTSSNTTCPSSGKVILETLNFSAADLPLDYIGLVLLIISFRGFAYLALRLRARRKE, encoded by the exons ATGGTTTTTTATTCCAATTCGGAGTCTTCGATTTACACAGAAGCCGCCATCAAACGCACTCGACTTAAGAACTTATTCAGAAAACGCAAGTTTATTCCCACCTTTCGGCTGGGCACAATCAAAGAGCATTCCAAAGAA cCTGGGGAAGGCGCCACTGGccctgtggcagcaacagcgcagAGCTGCATTAGCCAAAGCTTTGGCCAGACCAAGAACTATGGCACATTGAGCAGCAGCGGAGAATTGCCCGAGACTCTCACCTACGCCTGGCACAACGTCGACATCTTTGGCGCCGTCCATCAGCCGGGCTCCAATTGGCGCCAGCTCGTCAATCGCACACGCGGTCTCTTCTGCAACGAGCGCCACATTCCGGCTCCGCGCAAGCATCTGCTCAAGAATG TTTGTGGCGTTGCCTATCCGGGTGAGTTGCTCGCTGTCATGGGCAGCTCTGGAGCAGGCAAGACAACGCTCCTCAATGCGCTCGCCTTTCGCTCGCCGCAAGGAGTTCAGGTCTCTCCCTCGAGTGTGCGTCTGCTCAACGGTCAGCCGGTGGATGCCAAGGAGATGCAGGCACGTTGCGCCTATGTGCAGCAGGATGATCTGTTCATTGGCTCGCTCACGGCACGGGAGCATCTCATCTTTCAGGCCATGGTCCGAATGCCACGTCAGTTGAGCTATCGCCAGCGTGTGGCTCGAGTGGATCAGGTTATCCAGGAGCTGTCGCTCAGCAAATGCCAGCACACGATCATCGGTGTGCCAGGTCGAGTGAAGGGTTTATCTGGTGGCGAGAGGAAGCGACTTGCCTTTGCCTCGGAGGCACTCACCGATCCTCCGCTGCTCATTTGCGATGAGCCCACCTCGGGATTGGATTCGTTCACTGCGCACAGTGTTGTGCAGGTGCTGAAGAAGCTGTCGCAGAAGGGCAAGACCGTCATCCTGACCATCCATCAACCGTCGTCGGAGTTGTTCGAGCTCTTCGACAAGATCCTCCTCATCGCCGAGGGGCGTGTCGCCTTCCTTGGCACGCCCAGCGAGGCCGTCGACTTCTTTTCATA CGTGGGCGCCCAGTGTCCGACCAACTACAATCCGGCGGATTTCTATGTGCAGGTGCTGGCGATAGTTCCAGGTCGCGAGGTGGAGTCGAGGGAGCGGATTGGCAAGATCTGCGATAACTTTGCCATCAGCAAAGTAGCTCGGGATATGGAACAGCTGCTGGCAGCAAAGACGCAGACGCAGCCGCTGGAGCAGCCGGAGAATGGTTACACCTACAAGGCCACCTGGTTCATGCAGTTCCGAGCTGTGCTCTGGAGATCCTGGTTGTCGGTGCTCAAGGAGCCGCTGCTGGTCAAAGTGCGACTCATTCAGACCACG ATGGTGGCTGTGTTGATTGGACTCATCTTTTTGGGGCAGCAGCTGACGCAAGTGGGCGTGATGAACATCAACGGGGCCATCTTTCTCTTCCTGACCAACATGACCTTCCAGAATGTGTTTGCCACCATCAAC GTCTTCACCTCGGAGCTGCCTGTGTTTATGCGAGAGGCACGAAGTCGACTCTATCGCTGCGACACGTATTTTCTGGGCAAGACTATAGCGGAGCTGCCGCTCTTCCTCACCGTTCCCTTTGTGTTCACGGCCATTGCGTATCCGATGATTGGACTGCGAGCTGGCGCCTTGCACTTCTTCAATTGTTTGGCTCTGGTCACACTGGTTGCGAATGTCTCCACCTCGTTTGGCTATCTGATATCCTGTGCCAGCTCATCTACATCGATGGCCCTGTCCGTGGGTCCGCCTGTCATCATTCCGTTCCTGCTCTTCGGCGGCTTCTTCCTCAACTCCGGCTCGGTGCCCATCTATCTGAAGTGGCTGTCGTATCTGTCGTGGTTTCGCTATGCCAACGAGGGACTGCTTATCAATCAGTGGGCTGATGTGGAGGCTGGCGAGATTAGCTGCACTTCATCGAATACGACGTGTCCGAGCTCTGGGAAAGTCATTCTGGAAACACTTAACTTTTCGGCTGCTGATTTGCCCCTCGATTACATTGGATTGGTTTTGCTTATCATCAGCTTTCGAGGATTCGCCTATTTAGCGCTGCGACTGCGTGCCCGACGCAAGGAATAA